One Pelodiscus sinensis isolate JC-2024 unplaced genomic scaffold, ASM4963464v1 ctg100, whole genome shotgun sequence DNA segment encodes these proteins:
- the LOC106732072 gene encoding avidin-like, whose protein sequence is MMRKISFPLALGLASLGAFSGQKLLCQEGENTAEQRAAQEAEPRPGQSPRTQRRVASSKCCLTGCWLNDLGSKMWIGNVEADGSFSGEYQTAVSSTEKPIKLARLNGSQNKASTEQATFGFTVNWDSFSDSTTVFTGQCFMDEDKQESLQTMWLLREKAEFATDNWKATTVGTNVFTRVK, encoded by the exons ATGATGAGGAAAATCAGCTTCCCACTGGCTCTTGGGCTGGCATCCCTGGGGGCTTTCTCAGGGCAGAAG ctgctttgCCAGGAAGGGGAGAACACCGCGGAGCAGCGAGCCGCGCAGGAAGCCGAGCCCCGgcctggccagagcccccggACACAGAGGCGAGTGGCAAGCAGCAAG TGCTGCCTGACCGGGTGCTGGCTGAACGACCTGGGCTCCAAGATGTGGATCGGGAACGTGGAGGCGGACGGCAGCTTCTCTGGCGAGTACCAAACGGCCGTGTCCAGCACAGAGAAACCCATCAAACTTGCCCGGCTCAACGGCTCCCAGAACAAAGCCAGCACAGAGCAGGCGACCTTCGGCTTCACCGTCAACTGGGACAGCTTCTCAG ACTCCACGACCGTCTTCACGGGCCAGTGCTTCATGGATGAGGACAAGCAGGAATCCCTGCAGACCATGTGGCTGCTGCGCGAGAAGGCTGAGTTCGCAACGGACAACTGGAAAGCGACCAC GGTCGGCACCAACGTTTTCACCCGGGTCAAATGA